A genomic window from Aquila chrysaetos chrysaetos chromosome 9, bAquChr1.4, whole genome shotgun sequence includes:
- the PLEKHF1 gene encoding pleckstrin homology domain-containing family F member 1 → MVDHLANTEINSQRIAAVENCFGASGQPLAVPGRVLLGEGILTKECRKKPKPRIFFLFNDILVYGSIVINKRKYNSQHIIPLEDVTLETLPDTLQMKNRWMIKTSKKSFVVSAASLTERKEWISHLEECIRHLLSKTGRQPSTEHAAPWIPDKATDICMRCTQTKFSTLTRRHHCRKCGFVVCADCSRQRFLMPRLSPKPLRVCNLCYRQLLAEKKEEAEADRRQLEPIRSAILGYEPSSGDDSDKSDDDKADQWPADTAFYTSEVSWSSFHS, encoded by the coding sequence ATGGTGGACCACCTTGCAAACACTGAGATCAACAGTCAGCGCATTGCTGCTGTGGAAAACTGCTTTGGGGCTTCCGGACAGCCCTTAGCCGTGCCGGGAAGGGTCCTTCTAGGAGAAGGGATTTTAACCAAAGAATGCCGCAAGAAACCGAAGCCTCGcatattcttccttttcaacGACATCCTTGTCTACGGCAGCATAGTCATCAACAAAAGGAAGTACAATTCCCAGCACATCATTCCCCTTGAAGATGTCACTTTGGAGACGCTGCCAGACACCTTGCAGATGAAGAACCGCTGGATGATTAAAACCTCCAAGAAGTCCTTTGTGGTTTCCGCGGCCTCCCTcacagagaggaaggagtggATCAGCCATCTGGAAGAGTGCATCAGGCACCTGCTGTCGAAGACGGGCCGGCAGCCCTCCACGGAGCATGCAGCCCCCTGGATCCCCGACAAGGCGACGGACATCTGCATGCGCTGCACGCAGACCAAGTTCTCCACGCTCACCCGAAGGCACCACTGCCGCAAGTGCGGCTTTGTCGTCTGTGCAGACTGCTCCAGGCAGAGGTTCCTGATGCCCCGACTGTCCCCCAAGCCCCTGAGGGTGTGCAACCTGTGCtacaggcagctgctggcagaaaagaaggaggaggCGGAGGCAGATCGCAGGCAGCTGGAGCCGATCCGCTCTGCCATCCTGGGCTACGAACCCTCCAGTGGCGATGACAGCGACAAGTCTGACGACGACAAAGCTGACCAGTGGCCAGCAGACACAGCGTTTTATACCTCAGAAGTATCTTGGTCATCTTTCCATAGCTGA